The nucleotide sequence CCTAACGTTATAGGTTCTCGTCCCTACGGAACATTCAGCACGAGGGAATCAATCCCTTACTTATTATCGTCGCCTATGAGCTTCATTCTCTCTTCTGTTGAGTGAGAAAGTTAGATCGCGTCGCGAGATCCGAGTGATGGCGGGTAtgtatttgttataatacgtGATGATGATTAGCGCAAGTAtgagcaataaataaaatataagtcTACTAACGTGGCCTATACGTGTATTCGTGTCAGGAAGGTCAATAATACGTACGTACGTTGACGCGAGTATATATGAGTGTTTATCAATTACtgataaaagtataaaataacgaaatatataaaaaaaaagaatacgtAAGCATTAGCCTCTACATCAATCCAAGACCCGAGAGATGCGCGTAAACTTCTCATCGGTGGTCTCTTTAGTGTATTGTGTCTTAAATACGAGCATTGATTGCCTCGTGCTGTGCCGCTTGACGTATTTTTCATACAATTTGtctttacttttttgtttcatacaatattcatttatatatacacggCATAGAGCTGTTCTAGACTCGTAAAACTGTATATGAAAAGTCATGAGTTTACTCGATAATAATCGCGTTTCcgtaataataatcataaagataataataataataggaGCTGTGTCCTACGCGTACGCTTAAAAaatacgttaaaaaaataaagtggaTAAAGTAGCGGTAATTGTAGTAGCAGTAATAGCAGTTCCAGCAGTAGTAAcggtatagtaaaaatcataACAGGAATATCGGTAGTTTTTGTTTCTCTCGAACATTTTTGTTTCCTCAACAGGCTCTATAATAAGTGTCACACATTCTCGTGGAAGAAGAGGTCCTAATCTTACGGAAGAAAATTGAGGGATCGGAAGCGCGTCTTCGAAACAGCTCTAGTGTTGTGGGCGACACTTACAcattattcattaatttttttttttgtttgttatcCGTTAATTCTGTCAATATAATCCCTCGGGCTCTGCTCTCTGGCTCTACAAAACTTACTACTGCGCCGCGTTACACTACTGTAGGCTGGAGTTGAGGCTCTCCGGGAGGCGGAAGTTCATCATGTGGAAGGGCGGCGACGCGGGGCTGCTAGGCTGGCTATTGGTACCGCCGACCTGGCTGGAGCCGCGGCCGCGCTTTCGCCTCTGCAAGATGCCCTTGCGTGCCATGTAGAACCGAATTGTGCTGATGGGGATGTTGTATTTTTCCGAGGCCACTTGGAAGGTCATGCCACGCGCGACCAGATCCGAAGCTTGCTTGAGTTCGGCTTCAGATCGTCGCTGTCGTCTTTGATAACCTGCGAACGCGATTTCACAAATAGATTATTAGTTTACGAGCACTTTCAGAGCATGCACTATCTCGTAGGAATCACTAAAATACTTCAAGTGTCGCTACGTACAATACACTGGATCGCTAAGAATATACTGTTGACTTTACGATTACATAATAAAACTAATGGTAATTTGATTTAGATGGATTTTTCTTGGCATGGAATAGGTAATCTAATTTAACGTGCCAGTCTTAGGTTTCCGCTGAGAAATTTCAACAACTATTTATTAACAAGTAAGAAATAACTTTTATTATATAACAATTAATTTTCGCTGACATTAATAACGCTCGTAAAATTTAGTTCATCCGCGCTAATTTTGAACTAGCATTAAGACTAATTTCTCACAGCTGAGGTAATTGAgtttcttttaataaaataatataattttagagACAAACAATGTTTGTCCCAAGTTTGAAATGTACGAGAAACTTATACACTTCTAGAATTTTCAGCGGAGCAAAAGCGAGctaatcaaaacaaaaaaatgtatctttaAAACGTATACGTTCTACAACACTTGATATTGTTAAAAGTCACATTTATACGCTGAGCGTTGAGTAAATAAAGATGTCACGCGATTTTACCAGTAACAGTAGGACAGTTTGCCCTCCAAGCGATTTAACCTGCATGCAAACAATATTGACAAAGTGAGAACAATCAAAGGTTCTCTCACTAACTAATGTCCTGACATGCAAACAATATTGACACTCAACGAGAATCCCAGTGACTCTCGAACTCAGTACAAAGCAACGAACGTgcaaaaggaggaaaaagcaAAATATGGCGAGACACTACTACCTTCTATAGCCGGGAACGGGCTTCCTGGTGCGCAATTCCCGACTGGTACGGCGCTGATGGAGTAAGGTTTCTCCTGCTGCTGGAGCAACTGGTGCTCATCAGGCTCCATCTTGACCATGCCCGGGGTTTCGGTGAGAGTAGCCTCGCACGCGCTAAGAGCCTTCTCGAGGTGCTGGAGCGCCTCGCTGTGCTCCATGTTCATGAAGTTAGTGGCGCTAAGAGGGTTGTTTACTGCATTGGGATCTTGGGGTCCAGAGGTGGGTGCCAGGCCAGCGGGGAGAGTGCTCGCCAGTGCGCTGCTGCTGAGGAAGTCAGATTCAGATCCGTCGTCATTGGATTGGTTGTCGTCGCAGCCAGGATAGTCGGGCGCACCCGCGGATGAGGCTGTCGACGAGGTAGCGGTTGTGGGTTTTGGTGGCGATGGCTTTGCTGGGGTAGAGTTGCTGTTCATGTGCGACGACACGTTGTCCGACGAGCCGCTGTTGCTGTCCCGACCTTGGGTCGACAAACCACGGACCtgttttccaaaaaaaaaaaaaaaaattaaataaatttgcttTGTAATTTATATCTCAAACAAGCATGACTCGACACGAGTGATGCaagaacaaattattttttctcaattttaatTTCACGCCTGACTTTTAAATAAAGTCCAGGCTTTATTGACTCTCGAGGAAAACACGAagactattaaaaaaaatgttcaaacaATCGATGTATTCCAAATGAACTGAAATAAAATGTTCTTATCTTTTTCCGAATAAATATACCCGACTCGAATAGATAACCAAAATGATCGAGACAACTCCATTTTGTTTAAACAGTAATATAAGAACTCGAGGCGACGCGACGAcgcgtataatatattattagaaACAGCTGAAGGAAAATTTAAAGAGATCAACGAACCTGTAGAGCCTCAGCCGCCTGCATGAGCTTGGCGAGTTGCTGTTGCTCGACGTAAACCTCGCCTCGGTACATGAACTCGACGAGGGCCTGCAGTTCCCACATGCGCATGTCCCTGAGGAAGATGATCGGGTGGCTGCAGGGAATCTCGAGGAGCAGACGCTCGAGATAGTCACTACAGGCCGACAATACGACCTTGTGACACTTGATGGAACCCCCGTCGCAAGCGAGGGTCACATCGACGAACTGCTCGCTGCTGAGCAGTTTCGGGAAGGCGTTGTGCATGTTGGACTGGTGCGAGTTCCATGACACACAGAACTGCTGCCGATCACCGCCCGGATAGGACGGCGCAGCCGGTGGCGTCGTCCCGGACGAATCCATCATCTGGTCCTCGATGAACGAGTCGGAGTTTAActgaaaaaacaaatttggACTTTAGTATACAGAGGAAAGCTATTTTCAATGTTAAAGAACGGCTCTTGGCAGCTCTGCGGAGAATCTAACGTAAAATCTACATCCCGCGAGAGGCATCAGAGATCAAAGACGGTATAAGTCATATAGCGCGCAATCGAGGAAAGTTTCCTCGTTATAGCCACGCGTCGCGGGATCGAGAGACACAGCGCGGGCGCTGGTTTGTCATATAAAAAggtatataagaaaaaagcaGACGGCGCTGAAGGAAAGAGAAACTgccgacgctcgcgcgcgtcgtcAATGGTTTTTAACGGTCGGACCCGACAAAAATCCAGCCCGTCCACTCTCCTCGCATACGCACGCGTACATATGCACACATTAAATCCTATCTGTATACAGTGCCACGGATGGGTAATAACGcttgagcgagagagagagagagagacgcagtGAGCCAgaactcgcacacacacacacacacaggagTCGAGAGAGATTCGGATAAGGTGCCGCGCTGGTGACGTCGCGAGCCACCCCACGGACAGGTTACCACAGCACGACGTCCCCCTCCCACTCCTCTACCAGTGTGTT is from Nasonia vitripennis strain AsymCx chromosome 1, Nvit_psr_1.1, whole genome shotgun sequence and encodes:
- the LOC100122310 gene encoding broad-complex core protein isoforms 1/2/3/4/5 isoform X1; its protein translation is MNVSLNSDSFIEDQMMDSSGTTPPAAPSYPGGDRQQFCVSWNSHQSNMHNAFPKLLSSEQFVDVTLACDGGSIKCHKVVLSACSDYLERLLLEIPCSHPIIFLRDMRMWELQALVEFMYRGEVYVEQQQLAKLMQAAEALQVRGLSTQGRDSNSGSSDNVSSHMNSNSTPAKPSPPKPTTATSSTASSAGAPDYPGCDDNQSNDDGSESDFLSSSALASTLPAGLAPTSGPQDPNAVNNPLSATNFMNMEHSEALQHLEKALSACEATLTETPGMVKMEPDEHQLLQQQEKPYSISAVPVGNCAPGSPFPAIEGSYQRRQRRSEAELKQASDLVARGMTFQVASEKYNIPISTIRFYMARKGILQRRKRGRGSSQVGGTNSQPSSPASPPFHMMNFRLPESLNSSLQ
- the LOC100122310 gene encoding broad-complex core protein isoforms 1/2/3/4/5 isoform X2, with the protein product MNVSLNSDSFIEDQMMDSSGTTPPAAPSYPGGDRQQFCVSWNSHQSNMHNAFPKLLSSEQFVDVTLACDGGSIKCHKVVLSACSDYLERLLLEIPCSHPIIFLRDMRMWELQALVEFMYRGEVYVEQQQLAKLMQAAEALQVRGLSTQGRDSNSGSSDNVSSHMNSNSTPAKPSPPKPTTATSSTASSAGAPDYPGCDDNQSNDDGSESDFLSSSALASTLPAGLAPTSGPQDPNAVNNPLSATNFMNMEHSEALQHLEKALSACEATLTETPGMVKMEPDEHQLLQQQEKPYSISAVPVGNCAPGSPFPAIEGYQRRQRRSEAELKQASDLVARGMTFQVASEKYNIPISTIRFYMARKGILQRRKRGRGSSQVGGTNSQPSSPASPPFHMMNFRLPESLNSSLQ
- the LOC100122310 gene encoding broad-complex core protein isoforms 1/2/3/4/5 isoform X4, yielding MMDSSGTTPPAAPSYPGGDRQQFCVSWNSHQSNMHNAFPKLLSSEQFVDVTLACDGGSIKCHKVVLSACSDYLERLLLEIPCSHPIIFLRDMRMWELQALVEFMYRGEVYVEQQQLAKLMQAAEALQVRGLSTQGRDSNSGSSDNVSSHMNSNSTPAKPSPPKPTTATSSTASSAGAPDYPGCDDNQSNDDGSESDFLSSSALASTLPAGLAPTSGPQDPNAVNNPLSATNFMNMEHSEALQHLEKALSACEATLTETPGMVKMEPDEHQLLQQQEKPYSISAVPVGNCAPGSPFPAIEGYQRRQRRSEAELKQASDLVARGMTFQVASEKYNIPISTIRFYMARKGILQRRKRGRGSSQVGGTNSQPSSPASPPFHMMNFRLPESLNSSLQ
- the LOC100122310 gene encoding broad-complex core protein isoforms 1/2/3/4/5 isoform X3 — encoded protein: MMDSSGTTPPAAPSYPGGDRQQFCVSWNSHQSNMHNAFPKLLSSEQFVDVTLACDGGSIKCHKVVLSACSDYLERLLLEIPCSHPIIFLRDMRMWELQALVEFMYRGEVYVEQQQLAKLMQAAEALQVRGLSTQGRDSNSGSSDNVSSHMNSNSTPAKPSPPKPTTATSSTASSAGAPDYPGCDDNQSNDDGSESDFLSSSALASTLPAGLAPTSGPQDPNAVNNPLSATNFMNMEHSEALQHLEKALSACEATLTETPGMVKMEPDEHQLLQQQEKPYSISAVPVGNCAPGSPFPAIEGSYQRRQRRSEAELKQASDLVARGMTFQVASEKYNIPISTIRFYMARKGILQRRKRGRGSSQVGGTNSQPSSPASPPFHMMNFRLPESLNSSLQ